A stretch of the Candidatus Eremiobacteraceae bacterium genome encodes the following:
- a CDS encoding M48 family metalloprotease, with product MSLIKRALAVATAVAVTAAAFPLPAAAVSTATEIRMGQQEAQQIDAQNQLMSDPVMNTWVSGIEDNLAKYRARPDITYTVKIVDTNEINAFSLAGGFVYINFGTLNFASSDDELAGVLGHETGHVERRHVITGNAKAQVLNILLGILSFTSPFVYRFGNLIGDLSMQKMSRIDELQADQYGLQLMSRAGYDPDAMVSFMEHMQKEFGNSGNGLEKYFEDHPDPVNRIAHLKGYPEFTQATTDQVLAQAMHDQDEGRYAYALAKFNSVLAKDPTNQLALLHSGETQIALGNFDKSEIALKQIAHSSSASADAAGAANRALALLPQTSDSRNALLAPNLDPVRKSLTDAIGRARTAQTAVDDRAKLAKDDLQRFSDRLDNLAYEVPDFGNVDIRPGSRLEGIENDLAHMSRAINVIGDKCGYLNSESSSLVKDDIGVLNEMNARVTAPVITGDTLRLLPFYGEMTSGMNASTGQIIDAITAGRGALALGWQSLPPLDAYFRQLSRTPVDFGGDISPLAAQQLKPLATAAETALDAAAHASDVAQSLYFSAQSRQIQARITLLGVGYPEGRYDSLAQSVRHRLGIEPPTYAQVLNLGMSPGDVAVASWLAAEEKVPVSTVINEQRAESKPFVDMALDKHLSQESLEVVLGLWWQGYTEQAGV from the coding sequence ATGTCTTTGATCAAGCGCGCGCTTGCGGTCGCAACAGCCGTAGCCGTCACTGCCGCAGCTTTCCCGCTCCCCGCCGCAGCGGTCTCCACCGCCACAGAGATCCGCATGGGCCAGCAAGAAGCGCAGCAGATCGACGCGCAAAACCAGCTGATGTCCGACCCGGTCATGAACACTTGGGTATCCGGCATCGAGGACAACCTGGCGAAGTATCGCGCCCGCCCCGACATCACGTACACCGTGAAGATCGTGGATACGAACGAGATCAACGCTTTCTCACTCGCGGGCGGCTTCGTCTACATCAATTTCGGCACGCTCAACTTCGCAAGCTCCGACGACGAGCTGGCCGGCGTTTTGGGTCACGAGACCGGCCACGTTGAACGGCGCCACGTGATCACCGGGAACGCCAAGGCGCAGGTCCTCAATATTCTCTTGGGCATCCTCTCGTTCACGTCCCCATTCGTCTACCGCTTCGGCAACCTCATCGGCGATCTCTCGATGCAGAAGATGTCGCGCATCGACGAGCTCCAGGCCGACCAATACGGTCTGCAGCTCATGAGCCGAGCAGGCTACGACCCGGATGCGATGGTCTCGTTCATGGAGCACATGCAAAAGGAGTTCGGCAACTCGGGCAATGGCCTCGAGAAGTACTTCGAAGATCATCCGGATCCGGTCAACCGCATCGCGCACCTCAAAGGCTACCCGGAATTCACGCAAGCGACGACCGATCAAGTCCTTGCGCAGGCGATGCACGACCAGGACGAGGGCCGGTACGCATACGCTCTCGCCAAGTTCAACTCCGTGCTCGCGAAAGATCCGACGAATCAGCTGGCCTTGCTGCATAGCGGCGAAACCCAGATCGCGCTCGGCAACTTCGATAAGAGCGAGATCGCGTTGAAACAGATCGCACACTCGAGCAGCGCTTCAGCCGACGCCGCCGGGGCCGCCAACCGCGCGCTCGCGCTCCTGCCTCAAACATCGGACAGCCGCAATGCTCTGCTCGCGCCGAATCTCGACCCGGTCCGCAAGTCGCTGACGGACGCGATCGGCCGGGCACGTACCGCGCAGACGGCGGTCGACGACCGCGCCAAACTCGCGAAAGATGATCTACAGCGCTTCAGCGACCGCCTCGACAATCTGGCGTACGAGGTTCCGGATTTCGGCAACGTCGATATCCGGCCCGGCAGCCGGCTGGAAGGCATCGAGAACGATCTCGCTCATATGTCGCGTGCGATCAACGTGATCGGCGACAAGTGCGGCTATCTCAACTCTGAGTCATCCAGCTTGGTCAAAGACGACATCGGCGTGCTCAATGAGATGAACGCGCGCGTCACCGCGCCCGTGATCACCGGCGACACCCTCCGCCTGCTGCCGTTCTATGGCGAAATGACCAGCGGCATGAACGCCTCGACGGGTCAGATCATAGACGCGATCACGGCCGGCCGCGGTGCCCTCGCGCTTGGCTGGCAATCGCTGCCGCCGCTCGACGCCTACTTCCGTCAGCTATCGCGCACGCCGGTTGACTTCGGCGGGGACATCTCGCCGCTCGCGGCGCAGCAGCTCAAACCGCTTGCCACGGCGGCCGAGACTGCGCTCGACGCCGCGGCCCATGCATCGGACGTCGCGCAGTCGCTGTACTTTTCCGCGCAATCGCGGCAGATCCAGGCGCGCATCACGCTGCTTGGCGTCGGCTATCCTGAAGGCCGCTACGATTCGCTCGCGCAGTCGGTCAGGCATCGCTTGGGGATAGAGCCGCCGACCTACGCGCAAGTGCTCAATCTCGGGATGTCGCCGGGCGACGTCGCCGTCGCTTCGTGGCTAGCCGCGGAAGAAAAAGTGCCGGTCAGCACGGTCATCAACGAACAGCGCGCGGAGAGCAAGCCGTTCGTCGATATGGCGCTCGACAAGCATCTCTCGCAAGAATCGCTTGAGGTCGTGCTCGGGCTCTGGTGGCAGGGTTACACGGAGCAGGCCGGCGTCTAA
- the minD gene encoding septum site-determining protein MinD, translating to MPGRAFVITSGKGGVGKTTTTANVGCALASLGKQVVLMDADIGLRNLDLVLGLEKRIVFDLVDVAEGRCQPRQALIRDKRLDGLYLLPASQTKNKESIEEDQMREVVRLLVAEFDVVLIDCPAGIEHGFRNAIAGADEAIVVTTPEVSAIRDADRILGMLGQRRARLIVNRVRLEMVKTGDMLAVEDVAEILGREVLGVVPDDEEIIDTTNRGEPIVLDASRRLAKTYIAIARRLIGEDVPLPSFDDDGFFGRLRRLMIGTRSHA from the coding sequence TTGCCGGGAAGAGCATTCGTCATCACGTCAGGGAAAGGCGGCGTCGGAAAGACCACGACGACCGCTAATGTCGGCTGCGCGCTCGCATCGCTCGGCAAGCAAGTCGTGCTCATGGACGCGGACATCGGATTGCGCAATCTCGATCTCGTCCTCGGACTGGAAAAACGCATCGTCTTTGATCTCGTCGACGTCGCCGAAGGGCGCTGCCAGCCGCGCCAGGCTCTGATCCGCGACAAACGGCTTGACGGGCTGTACTTGCTGCCCGCGTCGCAGACCAAGAACAAGGAATCGATCGAAGAGGATCAGATGCGCGAAGTCGTGCGTCTGCTCGTGGCGGAATTCGATGTCGTTCTCATAGATTGTCCGGCCGGCATCGAACATGGTTTCCGCAACGCAATCGCAGGCGCCGACGAAGCGATCGTCGTCACGACGCCTGAGGTGTCTGCTATTCGCGACGCCGATCGGATTCTCGGCATGCTCGGCCAACGGCGCGCACGTCTGATCGTCAATCGAGTCCGTCTCGAGATGGTGAAGACGGGCGACATGCTCGCGGTCGAGGACGTCGCGGAGATTCTCGGTCGCGAAGTGCTCGGCGTCGTGCCGGACGACGAAGAGATCATCGACACGACGAATCGGGGCGAGCCGATCGTGCTCGATGCGAGCCGGCGTCTCGCCAAGACCTACATTGCGATAGCACGTCGTCTGATCGGAGAGGACGTGCCGCTGCCGTCGTTCGACGACGACGGCTTCTTCGGCCGCCTGCGCCGACTGATGATCGGAACCCGCTCACATGCCTGA
- the rodA gene encoding rod shape-determining protein RodA, which yields MLERPWYVSLNYVLAITAIALSVVGLVVIKSATLHAGDARGDVAHQIAYLIVGVLAMAALAFVDYHVWQRFALPLYIVNIVLLAAVLAAGHTALGAQRWIGIGPIVFQPSEPAKLLSTLSLAAILADPRRSLRRFRDFLLPLAALALPVALVLKQPDLGTALVIIAIFTAMFFFALPKARYFAAYAAAFVGLGAVAVTSPFVLHGYQRARLLMFLNPQSDPQGAGWSLIQSKIAIGSGMLLGKGLFNGTQTQLGFVPEHATDFIFTVIGEEWGFIGALALLALYAIVVASGLIALASARDMYGALVAAGITGMFAFHIMVNIGMTIGIMPITGIPLPFISYGGSSLITCLMAVGILLNIHVQRDKISFDDV from the coding sequence ATGCTGGAGCGCCCTTGGTACGTCTCGCTTAACTACGTTCTCGCGATCACGGCGATAGCGCTATCGGTGGTCGGGCTCGTCGTGATCAAGAGCGCGACCCTGCACGCAGGCGACGCTCGGGGCGACGTCGCGCATCAGATCGCGTATCTCATCGTGGGCGTGCTTGCGATGGCCGCGCTCGCGTTTGTGGACTACCATGTCTGGCAACGCTTCGCGCTGCCGCTCTATATCGTCAACATCGTGCTGCTCGCTGCGGTTCTTGCAGCCGGCCACACAGCGCTCGGCGCACAGCGTTGGATCGGCATAGGACCGATCGTCTTTCAACCGTCCGAGCCGGCGAAGCTCTTGTCCACACTGTCACTCGCCGCGATTCTCGCCGACCCGCGGCGTTCGCTGCGTCGCTTCCGAGATTTTCTTCTGCCGCTCGCCGCATTGGCGCTCCCCGTTGCGCTCGTGCTGAAGCAGCCCGACCTCGGAACAGCGCTCGTCATCATCGCGATTTTCACCGCCATGTTCTTCTTCGCGCTGCCGAAAGCTCGCTATTTCGCCGCCTACGCCGCGGCGTTCGTCGGTCTTGGCGCCGTCGCGGTGACGTCGCCGTTCGTGCTGCACGGGTACCAGCGCGCGCGACTGCTGATGTTTCTCAATCCGCAAAGCGATCCGCAGGGCGCCGGCTGGAGTCTGATCCAGTCGAAGATCGCGATCGGCTCCGGCATGCTGCTCGGCAAAGGGCTGTTCAACGGCACGCAGACACAACTCGGTTTCGTGCCCGAACACGCGACCGATTTCATCTTCACGGTGATCGGCGAAGAATGGGGATTCATCGGCGCGCTTGCGCTCCTCGCGCTGTACGCGATCGTGGTGGCGAGCGGCTTGATCGCGCTCGCGAGCGCGCGCGACATGTACGGCGCGCTTGTCGCGGCGGGCATCACCGGGATGTTCGCGTTCCATATCATGGTCAACATCGGCATGACCATCGGCATCATGCCCATAACGGGTATCCCGCTGCCGTTCATCTCGTACGGCGGGTCGAGCCTCATCACGTGTCTCATGGCCGTCGGGATCTTGCTCAATATCCACGTGCAGCGCGATAAGATATCGTTTGACGACGTATGA
- the minE gene encoding cell division topological specificity factor MinE, giving the protein MIDFLAKFFRREEASSSRARERLRLVLMSDRVSLAPDIFDAMKGEMLDVLRRYLEIDERGMDVHFENAERQFALMANIPVREVKTHDAIALARRVAVPEGAEFTSAKQTASADAANGSAAQQATMTVPRRRRRRRARTAAIAPLASQPNDDAGTPQSNDDAGTPQPNDDAGAPPPSG; this is encoded by the coding sequence ATGATCGATTTCCTCGCGAAGTTTTTCCGCCGCGAAGAGGCGAGTTCGAGCAGAGCCCGCGAGCGGCTCCGGTTGGTCTTGATGTCCGATCGTGTCTCGCTCGCGCCGGATATCTTCGATGCGATGAAGGGCGAGATGCTCGACGTGCTCCGGCGGTATCTGGAGATCGACGAGCGTGGTATGGACGTGCACTTTGAGAACGCCGAGCGCCAATTCGCCCTGATGGCGAACATCCCAGTGCGCGAAGTCAAGACGCACGATGCGATCGCGCTCGCGCGCCGCGTCGCCGTGCCCGAAGGGGCCGAATTCACGTCGGCCAAGCAAACCGCTTCCGCCGATGCTGCAAACGGCTCCGCCGCGCAACAGGCAACGATGACCGTGCCGCGTCGCCGCCGGAGACGGCGGGCACGCACGGCCGCGATCGCGCCGCTCGCATCGCAGCCGAACGACGACGCGGGGACGCCGCAGTCAAACGACGACGCGGGGACGCCGCAGCCGAACGACGACGCGGGGGCGCCGCCGCCCAGCGGATAA
- the minD gene encoding septum site-determining protein MinD, producing the protein MPDLERDVQDAPAAPAGASSQLQLDAPSAAPVKLGRSIVVTSGKGGVGKTTTTANLGTALADAGRSVVVVDADVGLRNLDVVLGLENRVSKHLLDVIEEKCSLDDALVRDRVRRNLLLMPAAQNREKDDVPEEKMALLVRQLQERFEFVLIDCPAGIEQGFRNAVVGAQEAIVVTTPEVSAVRDADRVIGLLPRNIELKLVVNRVRPAMVKKGTMMSVADVNAILRLDLLGVVPDEREIIIATNRGTPVIDIEGSETGAAFRRIARRMLGEDVPIPSFEDKSNFVTRIMSTLGLGRS; encoded by the coding sequence ATGCCTGATCTCGAACGCGACGTCCAAGACGCGCCTGCGGCGCCGGCCGGAGCAAGTTCACAGCTGCAGCTCGACGCGCCGTCGGCCGCACCCGTCAAACTCGGCCGGTCGATCGTGGTGACGTCCGGCAAAGGCGGCGTCGGGAAGACGACCACGACCGCCAACCTCGGCACCGCTCTCGCCGACGCCGGCCGTTCGGTCGTCGTCGTTGATGCCGACGTGGGGCTGCGCAATCTCGACGTCGTGCTCGGTCTCGAAAACCGCGTCTCCAAGCACCTGCTCGACGTCATCGAAGAGAAATGCTCGCTCGATGACGCGCTTGTGCGGGATCGCGTTCGCCGGAATCTTCTCTTGATGCCCGCGGCGCAAAATCGTGAGAAAGACGATGTGCCGGAGGAGAAGATGGCGCTGCTCGTCCGCCAGCTCCAGGAGCGCTTTGAATTCGTCCTCATCGATTGTCCGGCGGGCATCGAACAGGGATTCCGCAACGCGGTCGTCGGTGCGCAGGAGGCGATCGTGGTCACGACTCCCGAGGTCTCGGCGGTCCGTGACGCGGATCGCGTCATCGGCTTGCTGCCGCGGAACATCGAGTTGAAGCTCGTCGTCAACCGCGTTCGCCCCGCCATGGTCAAGAAGGGCACGATGATGAGCGTCGCCGACGTGAACGCGATCCTTCGTCTCGACTTGCTCGGCGTCGTGCCGGACGAACGCGAGATCATCATCGCCACCAATCGCGGCACACCGGTCATCGACATCGAAGGCTCCGAGACCGGGGCGGCATTCCGCAGGATCGCGCGCCGCATGCTCGGCGAAGATGTGCCGATCCCATCGTTCGAAGACAAGAGCAATTTCGTCACACGGATCATGAGCACGCTCGGCCTTGGCCGTTCGTAG
- the minC gene encoding septum site-determining protein MinC: MSSLAFRPSAGSALHPSSYEARRDAMQIKGTKSGLLLHLYDRPLAGAVLELRGKLDASPDFYRGSRAVLMLGGESAEAPELAAVIATLEQYGITADGAVCDSDSSAAVARSAGLRLVAASVAAAPRKVDDRTTPSRNGRARRSQAAHDQTRDADEPVTNVYHKGTVRSGQSFEAEGNLVVVGDVNAGAELIAGGDIIVWGALRGVAHAGARGDDAASVYALRLEATQLRISRCIAAAPPADKRRAHDLLPEIATIRDGRIVIVRADQPHR; the protein is encoded by the coding sequence ATGAGCAGCCTCGCGTTCAGGCCGAGCGCAGGCTCCGCTTTACATCCAAGCAGCTATGAGGCGCGTCGCGACGCAATGCAGATCAAGGGGACGAAGTCGGGGCTGCTGTTGCACCTGTACGACCGTCCGCTCGCCGGGGCTGTCCTTGAGCTGCGTGGAAAGCTGGATGCAAGCCCGGATTTCTATCGCGGAAGCCGCGCCGTGCTCATGCTCGGAGGCGAGAGCGCGGAAGCGCCTGAGCTCGCGGCCGTCATCGCCACGCTCGAACAGTACGGCATCACAGCAGACGGTGCCGTGTGCGACAGCGATTCGTCCGCCGCCGTCGCCCGGTCCGCCGGGCTTCGGCTCGTCGCAGCCAGCGTTGCGGCAGCGCCGCGGAAGGTTGACGATCGCACCACCCCGTCGCGCAACGGAAGAGCACGGCGATCTCAGGCGGCGCACGATCAAACGCGCGACGCCGACGAACCCGTCACAAACGTCTATCACAAGGGCACCGTGCGCTCAGGCCAGTCGTTCGAAGCCGAGGGAAATCTGGTCGTCGTCGGCGATGTGAACGCAGGCGCCGAACTCATCGCCGGCGGGGACATCATCGTCTGGGGGGCTCTGCGGGGAGTCGCCCACGCAGGCGCGCGCGGCGATGATGCGGCATCGGTATACGCGCTGAGGCTTGAAGCGACGCAGCTGCGCATATCGCGCTGCATCGCGGCGGCCCCGCCTGCGGACAAGCGACGCGCCCACGATCTTCTGCCTGAAATCGCGACGATCCGCGACGGCCGGATCGTCATCGTCCGCGCGGACCAGCCACACCGATAG
- a CDS encoding efflux RND transporter periplasmic adaptor subunit, whose protein sequence is MNIGVRIAAVAVTALMLTSCGGNKPSAAPPPPAVHVVPAMPRTVRATTTLSGVIAPLQNVALTSDLTEPAIAVYVNEGDSVRAGQPLALLSTADLEADLVSAQRTAASADAHAAQMEYQASVAFSQGHDQLNSAEAALAQARENLTLAQSTLARDQQLVGQGFISAQTVEQQRTQVQVSQQGVVSAQDAVDQARENDIANGTPTRGLQQANIDQAKASAAASHAQAASIAAQIAKASIVSPIDGVVVNRNLNPGEYPGTRQIFTLQEVSRVYAELNAFGTQVAGIARGAPVRLTSPAVPARSFSGTVVALLSPTSPSSSGFIVKASVPNFDDALKPGMTVAASVTQPPESGIAVPVTSFIDDTHERIVTVDAGVAHVTSVTEVAEDQTYAIVRGLAAGVMVVANGQLGLADGQKVATR, encoded by the coding sequence ATGAATATAGGTGTCCGAATAGCCGCGGTCGCCGTTACCGCGCTGATGCTGACCTCATGCGGCGGAAACAAGCCGTCGGCCGCGCCGCCACCGCCGGCCGTGCACGTAGTTCCGGCGATGCCAAGGACGGTTCGCGCGACCACGACGCTCTCGGGGGTCATCGCGCCGCTGCAAAACGTCGCGCTGACGAGCGACCTCACAGAACCCGCGATCGCCGTGTACGTCAATGAGGGCGATTCCGTCCGCGCCGGTCAACCGCTCGCTCTCCTTTCAACCGCTGACTTAGAGGCTGATCTCGTGTCCGCGCAAAGGACGGCAGCCAGCGCGGACGCGCACGCGGCGCAGATGGAATATCAGGCTTCTGTCGCGTTCTCGCAAGGTCACGATCAGCTCAATTCTGCGGAAGCGGCGCTCGCGCAGGCCCGCGAAAACCTCACGCTCGCGCAATCCACACTCGCGCGCGATCAGCAACTCGTCGGCCAAGGCTTCATCTCCGCGCAGACCGTCGAACAGCAGCGCACGCAGGTACAGGTCAGCCAGCAAGGTGTGGTGAGCGCGCAGGACGCCGTCGACCAAGCTCGCGAGAACGATATCGCCAACGGCACGCCTACGCGCGGATTGCAACAGGCGAATATCGACCAGGCGAAAGCTTCAGCGGCAGCTTCGCACGCGCAAGCCGCTTCGATCGCAGCGCAAATCGCGAAGGCGTCGATCGTCTCACCTATAGACGGCGTCGTCGTCAACCGCAACCTCAACCCGGGCGAATACCCGGGAACGCGTCAGATCTTCACGCTGCAAGAAGTCTCGCGGGTGTACGCAGAGCTCAACGCCTTCGGCACGCAGGTCGCCGGCATCGCGCGCGGCGCCCCGGTCAGGCTGACGTCGCCCGCCGTCCCCGCTCGGAGCTTCAGCGGAACGGTCGTCGCGCTGCTCTCGCCTACCTCGCCGTCTTCATCGGGCTTTATCGTGAAGGCAAGTGTGCCGAACTTCGACGACGCGCTCAAGCCGGGCATGACCGTCGCTGCCTCCGTCACCCAGCCGCCCGAGAGCGGGATAGCGGTTCCGGTGACCTCATTCATCGATGACACGCATGAGCGCATAGTCACGGTGGATGCAGGCGTCGCACATGTCACCAGCGTGACTGAAGTCGCCGAAGACCAGACGTACGCGATCGTCCGGGGGCTCGCGGCGGGCGTCATGGTCGTCGCGAACGGCCAACTCGGTCTTGCCGACGGCCAGAAGGTGGCCACGCGCTGA